The stretch of DNA gggtcactggacagggatcgggagcaggaaccccggagatgattcaccccctccctaacccaggggtcactggacagggatCGGGAGCAGGGACCCCCAGGGCTGATTCACCCCTTCCCGAACCCAGGGGTCACCGGACAGGGATCGGGAGCAGGGACCCCCGGGGCTGATtcaccccctccctaacccaggggtcactggacagggatCGGGAGCAGGGACCCCCGGGGCTGATtcaccccctccctaacccaggggtcactggacagggatCGGGAGCAGGGACCCCCGGGGCTGATTCACCCCCCTCCCAAACCCAGGGGTCAGGGGCTGATTCCCGTACCTGACGTATTTCCCATGGACCATCATTAGGAAGCAGAGTTTGACCATGTTCCATGAGGTCTTGTTGTTGTATCTCATCAGGTTGAGTGCCATGGCAACGTGTGAATGGCAGTTATCACAGCAGAGGTTGTGCTGGAACCAGAGAGTAACAGTTAGAAGCTGCCTCATCCCAGTACAGTCTCCCAAATACCAGCAGAGCCCAGCTCAATCACCGGCCTCATCCCAGCAGTCTCCCAATACCAGTAGAGCCCAGCTCAATTATATCTGCCTCATCCTAGTCGTCTCCTAAATACCAGTAGAGCCCAGCTCAATTATATCTGCCTCATCCTAGTCGTCTCCTAAATACCAGTAGAGCCCAGCTCAATTATATCTGCCTCATCCTAGTAGTCTCCCAAATACCAGTAGAGCCCAGCTCAATTATATCTGCCTCATCCTAGTCGTCTCCTAAATACCAGTAGAGCCCAGCTCAATTATATCTGCCTCATCCCAGTAGTCTCCCAAATACCAGTAGAGCCCAGCTCAATTATATCTGCCTCATCCCAGTAGTCTCCCAAATACCAGTAGAGCCCAGCTCAATTATATCTGCCTCATCCCAGTAGTCTCCCAAATACCAGTAGAGCCCAGCTCAATCACCGGCCTCAGCCCAGTAGTCTCCCAATACCAGTAGAGCCCAGCTCAATCACCGGCCTCAGCCCAGTAGTCTCCCAATACCAGCAGAGCCCAGCTCAATCATATCTGCCTCATCCCAGTCGTCTCCCAATACCAGTAGAGCCCAGCTCAATCAGCTGCCTCATCCCAGTAGTCTCCCAAATACCAGCTGAGCCCAGCTCAATCATATCGGCCTCATCCCAGTAGTCTCCCAAATACCAGCTGAGCCCAGCTCAATCATATCTGCCTCATCCCAGTCGTCTCCCAAATACCAGCAGAGCCCACCTGCCTCATCCCAGTAGACTCAAATACCAGAGCCCAGCTCGATCACATCTGCCTCAGCCCAGTACaacatcccattttccagcagagCCCGGCTCAACCATCACCTGcttcagaagaacataagaaataggagcaggagtaggccattcggcccctcgagcctgctccgccattcaatcagatcatggctgatctctgacctcaactccactttcccgcccgatccccatatcccttgattcccctcgagtccaaaaatctatccatctcagcctcaaagactcagcatccacagccctctggggtagagaattccaaagattcacaaccctctgagtgaagaaattcctcctcatctcagtctaggatggccgaccccttatcctgagactatctcccctcattctagactctcgagccaggggaaacagcctctcagcttctaccctgtcaagccctctcagaatcttcaatgagatcacctctcattcttctgaactccagagagtctcggcccattctactcaatctctcctcataggacaaccctctcatcccaggaatcaatctagtgaaccttcaatgcaccgcctctaaggcaagtatatccttccttagataaggagaccaaaactgtacacagtactccaggtgaggtctcaccaaagccctgtacaattgtaataaggcttccttactcttgtactccaacccccttgtaataaaggccaacataccatttacctccctgattacttgctgtacctgcatgttaactttctgtgtttcttgtacgaggacacccaaatccctctcaacaccaacatttaatagtttctcaccatttagaaaatattctgtttttctattcttcccaccaaagtgaataacctcacatttccccacattatactccatctgccaccttcttgcccactcacttaacatgtcCATATCCCTTTTCCCAGCTCAATCACCTGCCTCATCCCAGTACAATAACCCAAATACTAGCAGAGCCCAGCTCAACCATCACCTGCCTCATCCCAGTACACTAACCCAAATACCAGCAGAGCCCAGCTCAACCATCACCTGCCTCATCCCAGTACAATAACCCAAATACCAGCAGAGCCCAGCTCAACCATCACCTGCCTCATCCCAGTACAGTATCCCAAATACCAGCAGAGCCCAGCTCAACCATCGCCTGCCTCATCCCAGTACAATAACCCAAATACCAGCAGAGCCCCAGCTCAACCATCACCTGCCTCATCCCAGTACAATAACCCAAATACCAGCAGAGCCCAGCTCAACCATCACCTGCCTCATCCCAGCACAATAACCCAAATACCAGCAGAGCCCAGCTCAACCATCACCTGCCTCATCCCAGTACAATAACCCAAATACCAGCAGAGCCCAGCTCAACCATCACCTGCCTCATCCCAGTACAGTAACCCAAATACCAGCAGAGCCCAGCTCAACCATCACCTGCCTCATCCCAGCACAATAACCCAAATACCAGCAGAGCCCAGCTCAACCATCACCTGCCTCATTCCAGTACAATAACCCAAACACCAGCAGAGCCACGCTCAACCATCACCTGACTCATCCCAGTACAATAACCCAAATACCAGCAGAGCCCAGCTCAATCATCACCTGCCACATCCCAGTACAATAACCCAAATACCAGCAGAGCCCAGCTCAACCATCACCTGCCTCATCCCAGTACAGTAACCCAAATACCAGCAGAGCCCAGCTCAACCATCACCTGCCTCATCCCAGTACAATAACCCAAATACAGCAGAGCCCCAGCTCAACCATCACCTGACTCATCCCAGTACAATAACCCAAATACCAGCAGAGCCCCAGCTCAACCATCGCCTGCCTCATCCCAGTACAATAACCCAAATACCAGCAGGGCCCAACTCACCCAGCAGGGCACACAGACACTACAATCTATATCAAGATATCATTTTCTGATTCGgagacacactctctcccacaggGACACACCCCACTTACCGAGCCCCACGCAGGGAGAGTCTCTGTCTGATAAGGGTCCCCCCTCCGTACTCGGCTGGCGGGGAGCGAGGGTCCTCCAGACCCCCCCCCAGGAGCCGTCTGCCCGTGCTCGGGAGATCCATCGCAAACCCCTGCCCTGACCGACAGTAGCCCGTTCCCACGGAGCACAGATCACGTTACCAGTCGGTGTTTATATTCCTCTGATGCTTCCAAGACGCTGGTGTCCCAGGGGTTGGGCCCCGTGCTGTAAACCTTGGTTGGATCCAACTGCCAGTATCTGGAATAACAGATTCCGAAGGTCACTGCTCCATTCACTGTAAGAATtcgcactgtgcacagttctggtctccatctacctcggttagaccacacttggagcactgggcacagttctggtctccatataccttggttagaccacactcggagcactgtgcacagttctggtctccatataccttggttagaccacactcggagcactgggcacagttctggtctccgtataccttggttagaccacactcggagcactgggcacagttctggtctccgtataccttggttagaccacactcggagcactgggcacagttctggtctccatataccttggttagaccacactcggagcactgggcacagttctggtctccgtataccttggttagaccacactcggagcactgggcacagttctggtctccatataccttggttagaccacactcggagcactgtgcacagttctggtctccatataccttggttagaccacactcggagcactgggcacagttctggtctccatataccttggttagaccacactcggagcactgggcacagttctggtctccgtataccttggttagaccacactcggagcactgtgcacagttctggtctccatataccttggttagaccacactcggagcactgggcacagttctggtctccatataccttggttagaccacactcggagcactgggcacagttctggtctccgtataccttggttagaccacactcggagcactgtgcacagttctggtctccgtataccttttttttttattcgttcacgggatgtaggcgtcgctggcgaggccggcatttattgcccatccctaattgccccttgagaaggtggtggtgagccgccttcttgaaccgctgcagtcagtgtggtgacggttctcccacagtgctgttaggaagggagttccaggattttgacccagcgacaatgaaggaacggcgatatatttccaagtcgggatggtgtgtgacttggaggggaacgtgcaggtggtgttgttcccatgcgcctgctgcccttgtccttctaggtggtagaggtcgcgggtttgggaggtgctgtcgaagaagccttggcgagttgctgcagtgcatcctgtggatggtccacactgcagccacggtgcgccggtggtgaagggagtgaatgtttagggtggtggatgaggtgccaatcaagcgggctgctttatcttggatggtgtcgagcttctcgagtgttgttggagctgcactcatccaggcaagtggagagtattccatcacactcctgacttgtgccttgtagatggtggaaaggctttggggagtcaggaggtgagtcactcgccgcagaatacccagcctctgacctgctctcgtagccacagtatttatatggctggtccagttaagtttctggtcaatggtgacccccaggatgttgatggtgggggattcggcgatggtgatgccgttgaatgtcaaggggaggtggttagactctctcttgttggagatggtcattgaaccagggttgatcccctggcttgttgataatggtagagtgaggaatatgccgggccatgaggttacagattgtgctggaatacaattctgctgctgctgatggcccacagcgcctcatggatgcccagttttgagctgctagatctgttctgaatctatcccatttagcacggtggtagtgccacacaacacgttggatggtgtcctcggtgccaagacgggatttcatctccccgaggactgtgcggtggtcactcctaccaatactgtcatggacagatgcatttgcgacaggtagattggtgaggacgaggtcaagcaagtttttccctcgtgttggttcgctcaccacctgccacaggcccagtctagcagctatgtccttcaggactcggccagctcggtcagtcgtggtgctaccgagccactcttggtgatggacattgaagtcccccacccagagtacattctgtgcccttgctaccctcagtgcttcctccaagtggtgttcaacatggaggaggactgattcatcagctgagggagggcggtaggtggtaatcagcaggaggttcccttgcccatgtttgacctgatgccatgagatttcatggggtccggagtcaatgttgaggactcccagggccactccctcctgactgtatatcactgtaccgccacctctggtgggtctgtcctgccggtgggacaggacatacccagggatggtgatggaagagtctgggacattggctgaaagatatgattctgtgagtatggctatgtcaggctgttgcttgactagtctgtgggacagctctcccaattttggcaccagtccccagatgttagtaaggaggaccttgcagggtcgactgggcttggtgttttgccgttgtcgtgtccggtgcctagtggtccgatgcctgggtggtccgtccggttttattcttattatgacttttcgtagcgagattttccAACTGAgtgggcttgctgggccatttcagagggcaattaagaatcaaccacattgctgtgggtctggagtcacatatcggccagaccgggtaagggcggcaggtttccttccctaaaggacattagtgaaccagatgggtttttacgacaatccggtagtttcatggccatcattactgatactcgtattttaattccagatttttatttaattaattgaatttaattaattaattgaatttaaattcaccagctgccgtggcgggatttgaactcatgagactggattttagtccaggcctctggattactagcccagtaacatagccacaatgctaccgtacccggttagaccacagttggagaagatgcaaaaaagattcacaaggatgataccagaaatgagaggtttataactatcaggaaagattgatcagtctggggctcttttctcgagaaaagagaaggctgagggagtgacctgatcgaggtctttaagattatgaaagggtttgatagggtgaagATGTTTGCAGAgcaaagagcctcagcctgttcagcctttcctgataagtcgaTCCTGTCAGCCCAACCCCTCCCCACAAACCCCCCAACAcaacccaccaccaccctcctcctctccccacccaccaaaacccccctctccccaaacccccaCTCACTTGGTCGGGTTCCCAAAACGCCATGTTGTCCTCCTGTAGTGAGAGAATGGCAACAGTGAGTGCGAGGTCCATACCCGAGCTCAAACCTACTGAACGCTCTCTCGGTCACACATCACCACCTACCGACACAAAGTAAGGTCCAGCAAAGTCCCGGATAATCCCAGACATGGTGCAGATTCCCATGTGGCCAATGATGGGGAAAAGCCAGCTGCAAATTCAAAGAGAGCAGAGTTCAGAGAAAacagactctccctctcacagtctctccctcttccccaccaccctcccctccaaactccgtctccctctccgtccctccctccccgtctctccctcttcccaccGTCCTCCCCTCcaactccgtctccctctccgtccgtcccctccctccctccccgtctctccctcttccccaccatcctcccctccagctccgtctccctctccgtccgtccctccccgtctctccctcttccccaaccatcctcccctccagctccgtctccctctccgtccctccctccccgtctctccctcttcctcaccgTCCTCCCCTCCaactccgtctccctccctccctccccgtctctccctcttccccaccacccctcccctccaactccgtccctcccctccccgtctctccctcttccccaccaccctcccctccaactccgtccctccctccccgtctctccctcttccccaaaaCCCTCCCCTCcaactccgtctccctctccgtcccctccctccccgtctctccctcttccccaccatcctcccctccagctccgtctccctctccgtccctccctccccgtctctccctcttccccaccatcctcccctccagctccgtctccttctccgtccctccctccccgtctctccctcttacCCCaccgtctctccctcttccccaccaccctcccctccaACTCCGTCCCTccagtctctccctccccatctctccctcttccccaccatcCTCCCCTCcaactccgtccctccctccccgtctctccctcttccccaccaccctcccctccaactccgtccctccctctccgtccctccctccccgtctctccctcttccccaccatcctcccctccagctccgtctccttctccgtccctccctcttaccccaccatctctccctcttccccaccaccctcccctccaactccgtctccctctccgtcactccctccccgtctctccctcttcccccaccaccctcccctccagctccgtctccctctccgtctctccctcttccccaccaccctcccctccagctccgtctccgtctctccgtctctccctccccgtctctccctcttccccaccatcctcccctccagctccgtctccctctccgtctctccctcttccccaccatcctcccctccagctccgtctccctctccgtccctccctctccgtctctccctcttacCCCACAgtcctcccctccagctccgtctccctctccgtctctccctctttcccaccatcctcccctccctacccgtCTCTCCCTCTTACCCCaccgtctctccctcttccccaccaccctcccctccaactccgtctccctctccgtcactccctccccgtctctccctcttcccccaccaccctcccctccagctccgtctctccctccccgtctctccctcttccccaccatcctcccctccagctccgtctccctctccgtctctccctcttccccaccatcctcccctccagctccgtctccctctccatccctccctccccgtctctccctcttacCCCACCgtcctcccctccagctccgtctccctctccgtccctccctcttccccaccatcctcccctccagctccgtctccttctccgtccctccctccccgtctctcctctTACCCCACcgtctcaccctcttccccaccaTCCTCCCCTCcaactccgtctccctctccgtccctccctccccgtctctccctcttcccccaccaccctcccctccagctccgtctccctctccgtctctccctcttccccaccaccctcccctccagctccgtctccctatccgtctctccctccccgtctctccctcttccccaccatcctcccctccagctccgtctccctccccgtctctccctcttacCCCACCgtcctcccctccagctccgtctccctctccgtctctccctccccgtctctccctcttccccaccatcctcccctccagctccgtctccctctccgtctccgtctctccctcttccccaccatcctcccctccagctccgtctccctctccgtccctccctccccgtctctccctcttacCCCACCgtcctcccctccagctccgtctccctctccgtccctccctcttccccaccatcctcccctccagctccgtctccttctccgtccctccctccccgtctctccctcttacCCCaccgtctctccctcttccccaccatcCTCCCCTCCAACTCCGTCTCCATCtccgtccctcactccccgtctctccctcttccccaccaccctcccctccaactccgtctccctctccgtccctccctccccgtctctccctcttcccccaccacccgcccctccagctccgtctccctctccctctctccctcttccccaccaccctcccctccagctccgtctccctatccgtctctccctccccgtctctccctcttccccaccatcctccctccagctccgtctccctccccgtctctccctcttacCCCACCgtcctcccctccagctccgtctccctctccgtccctccctcttccccaccatcctcccctccagctccgtctccttctccgtccctccctccccgtctctccctcttacCCCaccgtctctccctcttccccaccatcCTCCCCTCcaactccgtctccctctccgtccctcactccccgtctctccctcttccccaccatcctcccctccagctccgtctccctctccgtccctccctcttaCCCCACCgtcctcccctccagctccgtctccctctccgtccctccctccccgtctctccctcttccccaccatcCTCCCCTCcaactccgtctccctctccatccctccctccccgtctctccctcttccccaccaccctcccctccaactccgtctccctctccgtccctccctccccgtctctccctcttccccaccaccctcccctccaactccgtctccctctccgtccctccctccccgtctctccctcttccccaccatcctcccctccagctccgtctccctctccgtccctccctccccgtctctccctcttccccaccatcCTCCCTTCcaactccgtctccttctccgtccctccctccccgtctctccctcttccccaccatcCTCCCCTCCAActcagtctccctctccgtccctccctccccgtctctccctcttacCCCACcatcctcccctccagctccgtctccatctccgtccctccctccccgtctctccctcttccccaccaccctcccctccagctccgtctccctctccgtccctccctcccagtctctccctcttccccaccgtCCTCCCCTCcaactccgtctccctctccgtccctccctcccagtctctccctcttccccaccatcctcccctccagctccgtctccctctccgtctctccctccctccccgtctctccctctttcccaccatcctcccctccagctccgtctccctctccgtccctccctccccgtctctccctcttactccaccaccctcccctccagctccgtctccctctccgtctccgtctctccctccagtctctccctcttcccaccAGACTCCCCTCCAACTCCgtctccctccccgtctctccctcttaccccccatccctcccctccaactccgtctccctctccgtccctccctctccgtctctccctcttccccaccaccctcccctccagctccgtctccctctccgtccctcactccccgtctctccctcttccccaccatcctcccctccagctccgtctccctctccgtccctccctccctccccgtctctccctcttccccaccatcctcccctccagctccgtctccctctccgtccctccctccccgtctctccctcttaccccaccaccctcccctccagctccgtctccctctccgtctctccctcccagtctctccctcttcccaccAGACTCCCCTCCAACTCCgtctccctccccgtctctccctcttaccccccatccctcccctccaactccgtctccctctccgtccctccctccccgtctctccctcttccccaccaccctcccctccagctccgtctccctctccgtctctccctccctctccgtctctccctccctccccgtctctccctcttccccaacaccctcccctccagctccgtctccctctccgtccctccctccccgtctctccctcttccccaccatcctcccctccagctccgtctccctctccgtccctccctccccgtctctccctcttccccaccatcCTCCCCTCcaactccgtctccttctccgtccctccctccccgtctctccctcttgcCCACCATCCTCCCCTCcaactccgtctccttctccgtccctccctccccgtctctccctcttgcCCACcatccctccccgtctctccctcaattcctccccttctccctctcaccgtctctccctcccaccattcCTCCCCgtttctctccccccgtctctccctcaattccaccccgtctctccctctccccgtctccccctccccccctccccctcttaccccccatccctccccgtctccccctccccctcttaccccccatccctccccgtcGCTCCCgccattcctccccctcactcactctatcccggggattggggccctcacactgaccctctctcccccccctcactcactctatcccggggattggggccctcacactgaccctctctccccccccctcactcactctatcccggggattggggccctcacactgaccctctctcccccccctcactcactccatcccgggattggggccctcacactgaccctctctcccccccctcactcactctatcccgggattggggccctcacactgaccctctctcccccccctcactcactctatcccggggattggggccctcacactgaccctctctcccacccccctcactcactctatcccggggattggggccctcacactgaccctctctcccccccctcactcactctatcccggggattggggccctcacactgaccctctctcccccccctcactcactctatcccgggattggggccctcacactgaccctctctcccccccccctcactcactctatcccggggattggggccctcacactgaccctctctcccccccctcactcactctatcccggggattggggccctcacactgaccctctctcccccccctcactcactctatcccggggattggggccctcacactgaccctctctcccccccccctcactcactctatcccggggattggggccctcacactgaccctctctccccccccctcactcactctatcccggggattgggccctcacactgaccctctctccccccccctcactcactctatcccggggattggggccctcacactgaccctctctccccccctcactcactctatcccggggattggggccctcacactgaccctctctcccccccctcactcactctatcccggggattggggccctcacactgaccctctctcccccccccctcactcactctatcccggggattggggccctcacactgaccctctctccccccccctcactcactctatcccggggattggggccctcacactgaccctctctccccccctcactcactctatcccggggattggggccctcacactgaccctctctcccccccctcactcactctatcccggggattggggccctcacactgaccctctctcccccccctcactcactctatcccggggattggggccctcacactgaccctctctccccccccctcactcactctatcccggggattggggccctcacactgaccctctctcccccccccctcactcactctatcccggggattggggccctcacactgaccctctccccccccctcactcactctatcccggggattggggccctcacactgaccctctctccccccctcactcactctatcccggggattggggccctcacactgaccctctcccccccctcactcactctatcccggggattggggccctcacactgaccctctctcccccccctcactcactctatccggggattggggccctcacactgaccctctctccccccccctcactcactctatcccggggattggggccctcacactgaccctctctcccccccctcactcactctatcccggggattggggccctcacactgaccctctctcccccccctcactcactctatcccggggattggggccct from Heptranchias perlo isolate sHepPer1 unplaced genomic scaffold, sHepPer1.hap1 HAP1_SCAFFOLD_765, whole genome shotgun sequence encodes:
- the LOC137319220 gene encoding LOW QUALITY PROTEIN: transmembrane protein 222-like (The sequence of the model RefSeq protein was modified relative to this genomic sequence to represent the inferred CDS: deleted 1 base in 1 codon); its protein translation is METELEGRMVGWLFPIIGHMGICTMSGIIRDFAGPYFVSEDNMAFGNPTKYWQLDPTKVYSTGPNPWDTSVLEASEEYKHRLHNLCCDNCHSHVAMALNLMRYNNKTSWNMVKLCFLMMVHGKYVSFVGFLKTWLPFLFLLGLILTVVLVLNLR